One genomic window of Microbacterium sp. BH-3-3-3 includes the following:
- a CDS encoding cupin domain-containing protein, translated as MQIQRRGDGHHDWTLYEGEGRVGIEWYFPDATALGAQVMLYHLAPGASEGEHRHLTGAADSCSADSSDEMYVVTAGEIVFTADGVDRVLRAGDGAYAPAGMVHGVRNASDAPAELVLIFGPPTTAAPTTTTPPAAPPPTAPEETP; from the coding sequence GTGCAGATTCAGCGCCGCGGAGACGGCCACCACGATTGGACCCTCTACGAGGGGGAGGGGCGCGTGGGCATCGAGTGGTACTTCCCGGATGCCACGGCCCTCGGCGCCCAGGTGATGCTCTACCACCTGGCCCCCGGTGCCTCGGAGGGCGAGCACCGCCACCTCACCGGCGCCGCCGACAGCTGCTCGGCCGACAGCAGCGACGAGATGTACGTCGTCACCGCGGGCGAGATCGTCTTCACCGCCGACGGGGTCGACCGGGTGCTCAGGGCGGGAGACGGCGCGTACGCCCCGGCGGGCATGGTGCACGGCGTGCGCAATGCCTCGGACGCCCCGGCCGAGCTCGTGCTGATCTTCGGCCCGCCGACGACCGCCGCGCCCACCACCACCACGCCGCCCGCCGCCCCGCCGCCCACCGCCCCGGAGGAGACGCCGTGA